From the Streptomyces sp. KMM 9044 genome, one window contains:
- the recD2 gene encoding SF1B family DNA helicase RecD2, whose protein sequence is MSNQSAAAPGDRRLATLEGVLERITYSNEENGYTVARVDTGRGAGDLLTVVGALLGAQVGESLRMEGRWGSHPQYGKQFHVENYTTLLPATVQGIRRYLGSGLVKGIGPVFADRITQHFGLDTLTVIEEEPKRLIEVPGLGPKRTRKIADAWEEQKAIKEVMLFLQTVEVSTSIAVRIYKKYGDASISVVKNQPYRLASDVWGIGFLTADKIAQSVGIPHDSPDRAKAGLQYALSQATDQGHCYLPEEKLIADAVKLLQVDTGLVIECLAELAAEPEEGEDPGVVREKIPDPEGGDPVTAVYLVPFHRAELALSAQLLRLLRTGEDRMPGFRDVAWDKALTWLKGRTGADLAPEQEAAVKLALTEKVAVLTGGPGCGKSFTVRSIVELARARKAKVVLAAPTGRAAKRLAELTGAEASTVHRLLELKPGGDAAYDRDRPLDADLVVVDEASMLDLLLANKLVKAVAPGAHLLFVGDVDQLPSVGAGEVLRDLLADGSPVPAVRLTRVFRQAQQSGVVTNAHRINAGQHPLTDGMKDFFLFVEDDTEEAGRLTVDVAARRIPAKFGLDPRRDVQVLAPMHRGPAGAGTLNGLLQQAVTPGRPDLPEKRFGGRVFRVGDKVTQIRNNYEKGENGVFNGTVGVVTSLDPVDQRLTVLTDEDEEVPYEFDELDELAHAYAVTIHRSQGSEYPAVVIPVTTGAWMMLQRNLLYTAVTRAKRLVVLVGSRRAIGQAVRTVSAGRRCTALDFRLAGA, encoded by the coding sequence CAGTACGGGAAGCAGTTCCACGTCGAGAACTACACGACACTGCTCCCGGCCACCGTCCAGGGCATCCGGCGCTACCTCGGTTCCGGGCTGGTCAAGGGCATCGGGCCGGTCTTCGCCGACCGCATCACGCAGCACTTCGGCCTGGACACCCTGACCGTCATCGAGGAGGAGCCCAAGCGGCTCATCGAGGTTCCCGGCCTCGGGCCCAAGCGGACCAGGAAGATCGCCGACGCCTGGGAGGAGCAGAAGGCGATCAAGGAGGTCATGCTCTTCCTCCAGACCGTCGAGGTGTCGACGTCGATCGCGGTCCGGATCTACAAGAAGTACGGGGACGCCTCGATCTCCGTCGTGAAGAACCAGCCGTACCGGCTGGCGTCCGACGTCTGGGGCATCGGCTTCCTCACCGCCGACAAGATCGCCCAGTCCGTCGGCATCCCGCACGACAGCCCCGACAGGGCCAAGGCGGGCCTGCAGTACGCGCTGTCGCAGGCCACCGACCAGGGCCACTGCTATCTGCCCGAGGAGAAGCTGATCGCCGACGCGGTGAAGCTGCTCCAGGTGGACACCGGGCTCGTCATCGAGTGCCTCGCCGAGCTGGCCGCCGAGCCGGAGGAGGGCGAGGACCCCGGAGTCGTGCGGGAGAAGATCCCCGATCCGGAGGGCGGCGACCCGGTCACCGCCGTCTATCTCGTCCCCTTCCACCGTGCCGAACTGGCCCTCTCCGCCCAGCTGCTGCGCCTCCTGCGCACCGGGGAGGACCGGATGCCGGGCTTCCGGGACGTGGCCTGGGACAAGGCGCTGACCTGGCTGAAGGGGCGAACCGGGGCCGACCTCGCTCCCGAGCAGGAGGCCGCCGTGAAGCTGGCACTCACCGAGAAGGTCGCGGTCCTCACCGGCGGCCCCGGCTGCGGCAAGTCCTTCACCGTCCGCTCGATCGTGGAGCTGGCCCGCGCCAGGAAGGCCAAGGTGGTGCTCGCGGCCCCGACCGGCCGTGCCGCCAAGCGCCTGGCCGAGCTGACCGGCGCCGAGGCCTCCACCGTCCACCGCCTGCTGGAGCTCAAGCCCGGGGGCGACGCGGCCTACGACCGGGACCGTCCGCTGGACGCCGACCTGGTGGTGGTCGACGAGGCGTCCATGCTGGACCTGCTCCTGGCCAACAAGCTGGTCAAGGCCGTGGCCCCCGGCGCCCACCTCCTCTTCGTCGGCGACGTCGACCAGTTGCCCAGTGTCGGCGCGGGCGAAGTACTCCGGGACCTGCTGGCCGACGGAAGTCCCGTCCCCGCCGTCCGCCTCACCCGCGTCTTCCGCCAGGCCCAGCAGTCGGGCGTGGTGACCAACGCGCACCGGATCAACGCCGGACAGCACCCGCTCACCGACGGCATGAAGGACTTCTTCCTCTTCGTCGAGGACGACACGGAGGAGGCGGGCCGGCTCACCGTGGACGTGGCGGCCCGGCGCATCCCGGCGAAGTTCGGGCTCGACCCGCGCCGTGACGTCCAGGTCCTGGCCCCCATGCACCGCGGCCCGGCCGGCGCCGGCACGCTGAACGGTCTGCTCCAGCAGGCCGTCACCCCGGGCCGCCCCGACCTGCCCGAGAAGCGGTTCGGCGGCCGGGTCTTCCGCGTCGGCGACAAGGTCACCCAGATCCGCAACAACTACGAGAAGGGTGAGAACGGGGTCTTCAACGGCACCGTCGGCGTGGTCACCTCACTCGACCCGGTCGACCAGCGGCTGACGGTGCTGACGGACGAGGACGAGGAGGTGCCGTACGAGTTCGACGAGCTGGACGAGCTGGCCCACGCCTACGCGGTGACCATCCACCGCTCCCAGGGCAGCGAGTACCCGGCCGTCGTCATCCCGGTGACCACGGGGGCCTGGATGATGCTGCAGCGCAACCTGCTCTACACGGCGGTCACCCGCGCCAAACGGCTGGTCGTCCTCGTCGGCTCCCGCAGGGCGATCGGACAGGCGGTGCGCACGGTCTCGGCCGGCAGGCGCTGTACGGCGCTCGACTTCCGGCTCGCGGGCGCCTGA
- a CDS encoding citrate synthase encodes MSDNSVVLRYGDGEYTYPVVDSTVGDKGFDIGKLRANTGLVTLDSGYGNTAAYKSAITYLDGEGGILRYRGYPIEQLAERSSFLEVAYLLINGELPTVDELTGFQTEITQHTLLHEDVKNFYRGFPRDAHPMAMLSSVVSALSTFYQDSHNPFDERQRNLSTIRLLAKLPTIAAYAYKKSIGHPFVYPRNDLGYVENFLRMTFSVPAQEYDLDPVVVSALDKLLILHADHEQNCSTSTVRLVGSSQANMFASISAGISALWGPLHGGANQSVLEMLEGIQAEGGDVDSFIRKVKNKEDGVRLMGFGHRVYKNFDPRAKIIKAAAHDVLSALGKSDELLDIALKLEEHALSDDYFVSRSLYPNVDFYTGLIYRAMGFPTEMFTVLFALGRLPGWIAQWHEMIKEPGSRIGRPRQIYTGVVERDFIPVEER; translated from the coding sequence GTGAGCGACAACTCTGTAGTACTGCGGTACGGCGACGGCGAGTACACCTACCCGGTGGTCGACAGCACGGTCGGTGACAAGGGCTTCGACATCGGGAAGCTCCGTGCCAACACCGGCCTGGTGACGCTGGACAGCGGCTACGGCAACACCGCCGCATACAAATCCGCGATCACGTACCTGGACGGCGAGGGAGGCATCCTCCGTTACCGCGGGTACCCCATCGAGCAGCTGGCCGAGCGCTCCTCCTTCCTGGAGGTCGCCTACCTGCTGATCAACGGCGAGCTGCCGACCGTCGACGAGCTCACCGGGTTCCAGACCGAGATCACGCAGCACACCCTGCTGCACGAGGACGTCAAGAACTTCTACCGCGGCTTCCCGCGCGACGCCCATCCGATGGCCATGCTGTCGTCGGTCGTCTCGGCGCTGTCGACGTTCTACCAGGACAGCCACAACCCGTTCGACGAGCGTCAGCGCAACCTCTCCACGATCCGGCTGCTCGCCAAGCTTCCGACGATCGCGGCCTACGCGTACAAGAAGTCGATCGGTCACCCGTTCGTCTACCCGCGCAACGACCTCGGCTACGTCGAGAACTTCCTGCGCATGACGTTCTCCGTGCCGGCCCAGGAGTACGACCTCGACCCGGTCGTCGTCTCGGCCCTGGACAAGCTGCTCATCCTGCACGCGGACCACGAGCAGAACTGCTCGACCTCCACGGTGCGCCTGGTGGGCTCCTCGCAGGCGAACATGTTCGCCTCGATCTCCGCCGGCATCTCCGCCCTGTGGGGCCCGCTGCACGGTGGCGCCAACCAGTCGGTGCTGGAGATGCTCGAGGGCATCCAGGCCGAGGGCGGCGACGTCGACTCCTTCATCCGCAAGGTGAAGAACAAGGAGGACGGCGTCCGCCTGATGGGCTTCGGCCACCGGGTCTACAAGAACTTCGACCCGCGCGCCAAGATCATCAAGGCCGCCGCGCACGACGTGCTGTCCGCCCTCGGCAAGTCCGACGAGTTGCTGGACATCGCGCTCAAGCTGGAGGAGCACGCGCTCTCCGACGACTACTTCGTCTCGCGCAGCCTCTACCCGAACGTGGACTTCTACACCGGCCTGATCTACCGGGCCATGGGCTTCCCGACCGAGATGTTCACGGTCCTGTTCGCCCTCGGCCGCCTGCCGGGCTGGATCGCCCAGTGGCACGAGATGATCAAGGAGCCGGGATCCCGCATCGGCCGCCCGCGCCAGATCTACACGGGCGTGGTGGAGCGCGACTTCATTCCGGTCGAGGAACGCTGA
- a CDS encoding heavy-metal-associated domain-containing protein, producing MTAQTGTQGSVTAVYQVNGMSCGHCEGAVSGEISEIPGVDSVKAAAATGEVTVVSTAPLDEEAVRAAVDEAGFELVGPA from the coding sequence ATGACCGCCCAGACCGGCACCCAGGGATCCGTCACCGCCGTCTACCAGGTGAACGGCATGAGCTGCGGCCACTGCGAAGGCGCCGTCTCCGGCGAGATCTCCGAGATCCCCGGGGTCGACTCGGTGAAGGCCGCCGCCGCCACCGGCGAGGTCACCGTCGTCTCCACCGCCCCGCTCGACGAGGAGGCCGTCCGCGCCGCCGTCGACGAGGCCGGCTTCGAGCTCGTCGGCCCCGCCTGA
- a CDS encoding alpha/beta fold hydrolase — MDLRLPGLRWPRSWRPRRTVAAVAAVVVLTGAGTWTAVASDDVPPVDRADRVMTVADEVRIDTSYFTAGPAGRRPAVLLGHGFGGSKGDVRQQAEELAREGYAVLTWSARSFGESTGRIGLNDPDGEVADVSRLIDWLAEQPEVELDGDGDPRLGMAGGSYGGAIALLTAGHDDRVDAIAPAITYFDLSEALFPDGVFKRLWAGIFVNSGGGCEKFEPELCRMYERVAESGIPDARAVELLKERSPSAVADRIDVPTLLMQGQSDSLFPLGHADAAAQAIRANGAPVDVDWTAGGHDGGDPEGERLRARTRAWFDRYLKGDEGADTGPAFRVSRTGGVDSTDGRAVLSGASADRYPGLTGGGKAFPLTGREQSFANPAGASPPAVSALPGLGGVGGLSPLSSLGVGVSLDFPGQHARFESAPVIEDLRITGSPTATVHVKSTSDDAVLFGKVYDVGPDGRQQVLPSQLVAPVRVEDAEAGKDVTVTFPAVDHEVRQGHRLRLVLASTDLGYASPAAPATYTVSLKSDLTVPTAPEVDTAAAPLPSWVWWLPLASALAALALVLTGRRRTTATPPDPELTGVPLQITGLGKRYARSADRYAVRDLSFRVEKGQVLGLLGPNGAGKTTTLRMLMGLIKPDGGEIRVFGHAIRPGAPVLSRVGAFVEGAGFLPHLSGRENLELYWQATGRPAEDSHMEEALEIAGLGDALARAVRTYSQGMRQRLALAQAMLGLPDLLILDEPTNGLDPPQIREMREVMIRYAAAGRTVIVSSHLLSEVEQSCTHLVVMDRGRLVRAGPVQEIIGSGDTLLVGTGSPVDEPLAGKVAALPGVASAVPTDDGLLVRLDADGTAPRLVAELVRLEVPVESVGPNRRLEDAFLTMIGGSA, encoded by the coding sequence ATGGATCTTCGACTGCCCGGACTGCGATGGCCCAGGTCATGGCGTCCGCGACGGACTGTCGCCGCCGTGGCCGCCGTCGTCGTGCTCACCGGGGCCGGCACCTGGACCGCCGTCGCCTCCGACGACGTGCCCCCGGTGGACCGGGCCGACCGCGTCATGACGGTGGCCGACGAGGTGCGCATCGACACCTCGTACTTCACCGCCGGCCCGGCCGGCCGCCGTCCCGCCGTCCTGCTCGGGCACGGCTTCGGCGGCAGCAAGGGCGACGTGCGGCAGCAGGCCGAGGAGCTCGCGCGCGAGGGATACGCGGTGCTCACCTGGTCCGCGCGCAGCTTCGGCGAGTCCACCGGGAGGATCGGGCTGAACGACCCGGACGGCGAGGTCGCCGACGTCTCCCGGCTCATCGACTGGCTCGCCGAGCAGCCCGAGGTCGAGCTGGACGGGGACGGCGACCCGCGCCTCGGCATGGCCGGCGGCTCCTACGGCGGCGCCATCGCGCTGCTCACCGCCGGGCACGACGACCGGGTGGACGCCATCGCCCCCGCGATCACCTACTTCGACCTCTCCGAAGCGCTGTTCCCGGACGGCGTGTTCAAGAGGCTGTGGGCGGGCATCTTCGTCAACTCCGGCGGCGGGTGCGAGAAGTTCGAGCCCGAGCTGTGCCGGATGTACGAGCGGGTCGCCGAGTCCGGCATCCCGGACGCCCGGGCCGTCGAGCTCCTGAAGGAGCGGTCCCCGTCCGCGGTCGCCGACCGCATCGACGTGCCGACCCTGCTGATGCAGGGCCAGTCCGACTCGCTGTTCCCGCTCGGCCACGCCGACGCCGCCGCGCAGGCGATCCGCGCGAACGGCGCCCCGGTCGACGTCGACTGGACCGCCGGCGGGCACGACGGCGGCGACCCGGAGGGGGAGCGCCTCCGCGCCCGGACCCGGGCCTGGTTCGACCGCTACCTGAAGGGCGACGAGGGCGCCGACACCGGCCCCGCCTTCCGCGTCAGCCGCACCGGGGGCGTCGACTCCACCGACGGGCGGGCCGTACTGAGCGGCGCGAGCGCGGACCGCTACCCGGGCCTGACCGGCGGCGGGAAGGCCTTCCCGCTCACCGGACGCGAGCAGAGCTTCGCCAACCCGGCCGGCGCCAGCCCGCCCGCCGTCTCCGCCCTGCCCGGCCTCGGCGGCGTCGGCGGCCTCTCCCCGCTGTCGTCCCTCGGCGTCGGCGTCTCCCTGGACTTCCCCGGTCAGCACGCACGCTTCGAGTCCGCCCCGGTCATCGAGGACCTGCGGATCACCGGCTCGCCGACCGCCACCGTCCACGTGAAGTCGACCAGCGACGACGCCGTCCTCTTCGGCAAGGTGTACGACGTCGGCCCGGACGGCCGGCAGCAGGTGCTGCCCTCCCAACTGGTCGCACCGGTCAGGGTGGAGGACGCCGAGGCGGGCAAGGACGTCACCGTCACGTTCCCGGCCGTCGACCACGAGGTCCGGCAGGGCCACCGCCTGCGACTGGTCCTCGCCTCCACCGACCTCGGCTACGCCTCCCCGGCCGCCCCGGCCACGTACACGGTCTCGCTGAAGAGCGACCTCACCGTGCCCACCGCGCCCGAGGTGGACACCGCGGCGGCCCCGCTGCCCTCCTGGGTGTGGTGGCTCCCGCTCGCCTCGGCCCTCGCCGCCCTCGCCCTGGTGCTGACCGGCCGCCGCCGCACGACAGCCACGCCCCCCGATCCCGAACTCACCGGCGTACCGCTGCAGATCACCGGCCTCGGCAAGCGCTACGCCCGTTCCGCCGACCGGTACGCCGTACGGGACCTGTCGTTCCGAGTGGAGAAGGGTCAGGTCCTCGGCCTGCTCGGGCCGAACGGCGCGGGCAAGACCACCACCCTGCGCATGCTGATGGGGCTGATCAAGCCCGACGGCGGTGAGATCCGCGTCTTCGGTCACGCCATCCGGCCCGGCGCGCCGGTGCTCTCCCGGGTCGGCGCCTTCGTCGAGGGCGCGGGCTTCCTCCCGCACCTGTCCGGCCGGGAGAACCTGGAACTGTACTGGCAGGCCACCGGCCGCCCGGCGGAGGACTCCCACATGGAGGAGGCCCTGGAGATCGCGGGCCTCGGCGACGCCCTCGCCCGCGCCGTGCGCACCTACTCCCAGGGGATGCGCCAGCGGCTCGCCCTCGCCCAGGCCATGCTCGGCCTGCCGGACCTGCTCATCCTGGACGAACCGACCAACGGCCTCGACCCGCCCCAGATCCGCGAGATGCGCGAGGTGATGATCCGGTACGCGGCCGCAGGACGCACCGTGATCGTCTCCAGCCATCTGCTCTCCGAGGTCGAGCAGTCCTGCACCCACCTCGTCGTCATGGACCGCGGCCGGCTGGTCCGGGCCGGGCCGGTGCAGGAGATCATCGGCTCCGGCGACACCCTGCTCGTCGGCACCGGGTCCCCCGTGGACGAGCCGCTCGCCGGGAAGGTGGCCGCCCTGCCGGGCGTCGCCTCGGCGGTCCCCACCGACGACGGGCTGCTGGTCCGCCTCGACGCCGACGGCACCGCCCCGCGCCTGGTCGCCGAACTGGTGCGGCTGGAAGTGCCGGTGGAGTCGGTGGGACCGAACCGCCGCCTCGAAGACGCCTTCCTCACGATGATCGGAGGTTCCGCATGA
- a CDS encoding ABC transporter permease → MSALDERTGPAGPAGPAGTGQAAGNPAKPAEAADGYRAGRTLPLRVELVRQLKRRRTIVMGAILAALPFVLAVAFAVGGEPEGREGRVTLMDTATASGANFAAVNLFVSAGFLLVIPVALFCGDTVASEAGWSSLRYLLAAPVPRMRLLWSKLVVGLGLSLAAMVLLPVVALLVGTAAYGWGPLQIPTGGSLDPATAAQRLVVVVAYVFVSQLVTAGLAFWLSTRTDAPLGAVGGAVGLTIVGNVLDQVTALGDWRHFLPAHWQYAWADAVQPTPQWSGMIQGTAVSVAYALVLFALAFRGFARKDVVS, encoded by the coding sequence ATGAGCGCGCTCGACGAACGGACCGGGCCCGCCGGGCCCGCCGGGCCCGCCGGAACGGGGCAGGCGGCCGGCAACCCGGCGAAACCGGCGGAGGCCGCCGACGGCTACCGTGCGGGCCGCACGCTGCCGCTGCGCGTCGAACTCGTGCGGCAGCTCAAGCGCCGCCGCACGATCGTCATGGGCGCGATCCTTGCCGCCCTGCCGTTCGTGCTGGCCGTCGCCTTCGCCGTCGGCGGCGAGCCGGAGGGCCGAGAGGGCCGGGTCACCCTGATGGACACGGCCACCGCGTCCGGCGCCAACTTCGCCGCCGTGAACCTGTTCGTCTCCGCGGGCTTCCTCCTGGTCATCCCCGTCGCCCTGTTCTGCGGGGACACGGTCGCCTCGGAGGCCGGCTGGTCCTCGCTGCGCTATCTGCTCGCCGCCCCGGTGCCGCGGATGCGGCTGCTGTGGTCCAAGCTCGTCGTCGGCCTCGGACTCAGCCTCGCCGCGATGGTGCTGCTGCCGGTGGTCGCGCTGCTCGTCGGCACGGCCGCCTACGGCTGGGGCCCGCTGCAGATCCCCACCGGCGGTTCGCTGGACCCCGCCACGGCGGCCCAGCGGCTCGTGGTGGTCGTGGCGTACGTCTTCGTGTCCCAGCTGGTCACCGCCGGGCTCGCGTTCTGGCTGTCGACGCGCACCGACGCCCCGCTGGGCGCGGTCGGCGGCGCGGTCGGCCTGACCATCGTCGGCAACGTCCTGGACCAAGTGACCGCCCTCGGCGACTGGCGCCACTTCCTGCCCGCACACTGGCAGTACGCCTGGGCCGACGCCGTCCAGCCGACCCCGCAGTGGTCCGGCATGATCCAGGGCACCGCGGTCTCGGTGGCCTACGCGCTCGTCCTGTTCGCGCTGGCCTTCCGCGGCTTCGCCCGCAAGGACGTGGTCTCCTAG
- a CDS encoding vWA domain-containing protein: MKRTTDRTPNGTRATRRDGARTRHRPLRGARRLRAALVALTAASGLLLTACGGGDGNGGKASDSSYDGGGGPGGGIGGGDGGRGGDAVPLPAPDGTDRQREGEQDGGRGIAPDPADHLSTFALDVDTASYGYARRTLSEGRLPDPSTVRPEEFVNSFRQNYERPDGDGFTVTVDGARTDEDDWSLVRVGLATRSAGPGGDRPPAALTFVIDISGSMDEPGRLDLARESLATMTDRLRDEDSVAIVTFSDEAETVLPMTRLDGNRGEVHDAIDRLEPALSTNLGAGVEAGYEAAVEGLRRGATNRVVLVSDALANTGDTDADTILERIGESRREHGITLFGVGVGSDYGDALMERLADKGDGHTVYVSDEEEAREVFSEQLPRNIGLTARDAKAQVAFDPGTVAEFRLVGYDNRRVADEDFRDDDVDGGEVGPGHTVTALYAVRTRSDAPDGHLATATVRWLDPGSRAPHEESGDLEAGDLGDSVWTGERGLTVTATAAYFADALCLDGRRHRALPGAPRLDELADHAARLAGRTEDKDLHDLAEAIRTADRLH, translated from the coding sequence ATGAAGCGGACGACGGACCGGACACCGAACGGGACGAGGGCGACACGACGGGACGGCGCCCGGACACGCCACCGGCCACTCCGGGGGGCCCGCCGCCTCCGCGCCGCGCTGGTCGCGCTCACGGCGGCGAGCGGCCTGCTGCTCACCGCGTGCGGCGGCGGCGACGGGAACGGCGGCAAGGCGTCCGACTCCTCGTACGACGGGGGAGGCGGGCCCGGGGGAGGCATCGGCGGCGGGGACGGCGGCCGGGGCGGTGACGCGGTCCCGCTCCCCGCGCCCGACGGCACCGACCGGCAGCGCGAGGGGGAGCAGGACGGGGGCCGGGGCATCGCGCCCGACCCCGCCGACCACCTGTCCACCTTCGCCCTCGACGTCGACACCGCCTCCTACGGTTACGCCCGGCGTACCCTCTCCGAGGGCAGGCTGCCCGACCCGTCGACGGTCCGGCCCGAGGAGTTCGTCAACAGCTTCCGGCAGAACTACGAACGCCCGGACGGCGACGGCTTCACGGTCACCGTCGACGGAGCCCGCACCGACGAGGACGACTGGTCCCTGGTCCGCGTCGGCCTCGCCACCCGGTCCGCCGGGCCGGGCGGGGACCGCCCGCCCGCCGCCCTCACCTTCGTCATCGACATCTCCGGTTCCATGGACGAACCGGGCCGCCTCGACCTCGCCCGGGAATCCCTCGCCACCATGACGGACCGGCTGCGCGACGAGGACTCCGTCGCGATCGTCACCTTCAGCGACGAGGCCGAGACCGTCCTGCCGATGACCCGCCTCGACGGCAACCGGGGCGAGGTCCACGACGCCATCGACCGCCTGGAGCCGGCCCTGTCCACCAACCTCGGTGCGGGCGTCGAGGCCGGCTACGAGGCCGCCGTCGAAGGACTGCGCAGGGGCGCCACCAACCGGGTCGTCCTGGTCTCCGACGCACTCGCCAACACCGGCGACACCGACGCCGACACGATCCTCGAACGCATCGGGGAGTCCCGCCGCGAACACGGCATCACCCTCTTCGGCGTCGGCGTCGGCAGCGACTACGGCGACGCCCTCATGGAACGCCTCGCCGACAAGGGCGACGGCCACACGGTGTACGTGTCCGACGAGGAGGAGGCCCGGGAGGTCTTCAGCGAACAACTGCCCCGCAACATCGGGCTGACCGCCAGGGACGCGAAGGCCCAGGTGGCCTTCGACCCCGGTACGGTCGCCGAGTTCCGCCTCGTCGGCTACGACAACCGCCGGGTCGCCGACGAGGACTTCCGCGACGACGACGTCGACGGCGGCGAGGTCGGCCCCGGCCACACCGTCACCGCCCTGTACGCGGTCCGCACCCGGTCCGACGCCCCCGACGGCCACCTCGCCACGGCCACCGTCCGCTGGCTCGACCCCGGCTCCCGCGCCCCGCACGAGGAGAGCGGCGACCTGGAGGCCGGCGATCTCGGCGACTCCGTCTGGACCGGCGAACGCGGCCTCACGGTCACCGCGACCGCCGCCTACTTCGCCGACGCCCTGTGCCTGGACGGCCGCCGCCACCGCGCCCTGCCCGGCGCCCCGCGCCTGGACGAACTCGCGGACCACGCGGCCCGCCTGGCCGGCCGCACCGAGGACAAGGACCTCCACGACCTGGCCGAGGCGATCCGCACCGCCGACCGCCTCCACTGA
- a CDS encoding chaplin: MRQTLSRGAFAAAAATGILSLYGAPALADTHAEGAATNSPGVLSGNNVQAPVHAPVNACGNTIGAASALNSAYDNTCVNGSHQDDRSGGRASGTSRDRSDDGASAEGAATNSPGVLSGNNVQAPVHAPVNACGNTIGAASALNSAYDNTCVNGSHQDDRSGGRASGTSRDRSDDGASAEGAATNSPGVLSGNNVQAPVHAPVNACGNSVNVIGVLNSAYGNDCGNGHTPDEPGDEPEAETPLSPPDRTHTPPTHTPPTHETHTPPPATGEEPPHLAETGSDSVLAASAAGASLLMGGALLYRRTRAARG, translated from the coding sequence TTGCGACAGACCCTGAGCAGGGGAGCGTTCGCGGCGGCCGCCGCCACGGGCATTCTCTCGCTGTACGGTGCCCCCGCCCTCGCTGACACCCACGCGGAGGGAGCCGCCACGAACTCTCCCGGCGTGCTGTCCGGGAACAACGTCCAGGCGCCGGTCCACGCGCCGGTGAACGCGTGCGGCAACACCATCGGTGCGGCCTCCGCACTCAACTCCGCCTACGACAACACGTGCGTCAACGGTTCGCACCAGGACGACAGGTCCGGTGGCCGGGCCTCCGGCACCTCGCGGGACCGTTCCGACGACGGCGCCTCCGCGGAGGGAGCCGCCACGAACTCTCCCGGCGTGCTGTCCGGGAACAACGTCCAGGCGCCGGTCCACGCGCCGGTGAACGCGTGCGGCAACACCATCGGTGCGGCCTCCGCACTCAACTCCGCCTACGACAACACGTGCGTCAACGGTTCGCACCAGGACGACAGGTCCGGTGGCCGGGCCTCCGGCACCTCGCGGGACCGTTCCGACGACGGCGCCTCCGCGGAGGGAGCCGCCACGAACTCTCCCGGCGTGCTGTCCGGGAACAACGTCCAGGCGCCGGTCCACGCGCCGGTGAACGCGTGCGGCAACTCCGTCAACGTGATCGGGGTGCTCAACTCCGCCTACGGCAACGACTGCGGCAACGGACACACACCGGACGAGCCCGGCGACGAGCCCGAGGCCGAGACGCCGCTGTCCCCGCCCGACCGCACGCACACCCCGCCCACGCACACCCCGCCCACGCACGAGACCCACACGCCGCCCCCGGCGACCGGCGAGGAGCCGCCCCACCTGGCCGAGACCGGCAGCGACAGCGTGCTGGCGGCCTCGGCCGCCGGTGCGAGCCTGCTCATGGGCGGGGCACTGCTGTACCGCCGCACGCGCGCCGCCCGCGGCTAG